A region from the Sorex araneus isolate mSorAra2 chromosome 6, mSorAra2.pri, whole genome shotgun sequence genome encodes:
- the IRF7 gene encoding interferon regulatory factor 7 isoform X1 has translation MALRPERWAPESPRPAGLEPPPLTRPTRRGGPRLRFGDWLLGEVSSGCYDGLRWLDADRTRFRVPWKHFGHKNLSEADARIFKAWAVARGRWPPSGSSSADRWAPESAHRAGWKTNFRCALYSTRRFVMLQDNSGDHRDPHKVFGLSPEPGCRGQSVPAEALRAAEPPAGGALPCPGQAEEREQPELRAPSVPAGPFLQAMPQGCLQAHLLDATWVAPPEPTAENLDLPWAADVAPTCRPQPQVLLAGPAQVPEPWPLAVAPCTVPSRPVGAAEPLAGRPWGSQVHLPAELGALDVTIMYKGRTVLQQVVSRPSCVLLYGDPGPAPPESQCVAFPSPAELADRKQLVYTEEVLRHVEPGLQLELRGPELRARRRGKCKVYWELGGPPGSSSPSTTPQLLERNYDTPIFDFSYFHQELLEFRARRRGSPHCTIYLGFGQDLSARRPKEKHLVLVKLEPRLCRALLEAAQREGASSLDSGSLGLCLSSGNSLFEDLEQLLMELGQPA, from the exons ATGGCCTTGCGCCCCGAGAGGTGGGCCCCCGagtccccgcgccccgccggcctGGAGCCGCCCCCGCTGACCCGCCCTACCCGCAGGGGAGGCCCGCGGCTGCGCTTCGGGGACTGGCTCCTGGGCGAGGTGAGCAGCGGCTGCTACGACGGGCTGCGCTGGCTGGACGCCGACCGCACGCGCTTCCGCGTGCCCTGGAAGCACTTTGGGCACAAGAACCTGAGCGAGGCTGACGCGCGCATCTTCAAG GCCTGGGCCGTGGCCCGCGGGCGCTGGCCGCCCAGTGGCTCCAGCAGCGCGGACCGCTGGGCGCCGGAGAGCGCGCACCGCGCCGGCTGGAAAACCAACTTCCGCTGCGCGCTGTACAGCACCCGCCGCTTCGTGATGCTCCAGGACAACTCTGGGGACCACAGGGACCCGCACAAAGTGTTTGGGCTCAGCCCGGAGCCGGGCTGCAGAG GACAGAGCGTTCCTGCGGAGGCTCTCCGAGCCGCGGAGCCCCCAGCAGGG ggggcgctgcccTGTCCAGGCCAGGCAGAGGAGAGGGAGCAGCCGGAGCTCCGCGCCCCCAGCGTCCCCGCAGGCCCGTTCCTCCAGGCAATGCCGCAGGGCTGCCTGCAGGCCCACCTGCTGGATGCCACGTGGGTGGCGCCGCCTG AGCCCACTGCTGAGAATCTGGACCTGCCCTGGGCAGCGGACGTGGCCCCCACCTGCAGgccccagccccaggtcctgctggCAG gccccgcccaggTCCCGGAgccctggcccctggcagtgGCCCCCTGCACGGTGCCCTCCAGACCCGTGGGGGCTGCGGAACCGCTGGCAGGCAGGCCCTGGGGCTCCCAAGTGCACCTGCCGGCCGAGCTGGGGGCCCTGGACGTGACCATCATGTACAAGGGCCGCACAGTGCTGCAGCAGGTGGTGAGCCGGCCCAGCTGTGTCCTTCTCTACGGggaccccggcccggctcccccgGAGTCCCAGTGCGTGGCCTTCCCCAGCCCTGCCGAGCTGGCTGACCGGAAGCAGCTGGTGTACACGGAGGAGGTGCTGCGGCACGTGGAGCCGGGCCTGCAGCTCGAGCTGCGTGGGCCGGAGCTGAGGGCGCGGCGCCGGGGCAAGTGCAAGGTGTACTGGGAGCTGGGGGGGCCGCCGGGCTCCAGCAGCCCCTCCACGACCCCCCAGCTGCTGGAGCGCAACTACGACACGCCCATCTTCGACTTCAGCTACTTCCACCAAG AGCTGCTGGAGTTCAGGGCCCGGCGCCGGGGCTCCCCCCACTGCACCATCTACCTCGGCTTCGGGCAGGACCTGTCGGCCCGGAGGCCCAAGGAGAAGCACCTCGTGCTGGTGAAG CTGGAACCCAGGCTGTGCCGGGCCCTCCTGGAGGCTGCGCAGCGCGAAGGCGCGTCCTCGCTGGACAGCGGCAGCCTCGGCCTCTGCCTGTCCAGCGGCAACAGCCTGTTCGAGGACCTGGAGCAGCTGCTCATGGAGCTGGGCCAGCCCGCCTAG
- the PHRF1 gene encoding PHD and RING finger domain-containing protein 1, with amino-acid sequence MEEDSRDELAEQSAGPDGRARLSPAVVASDAESGSGGDSDDESGSEYSAATEDEDEAALEERSDSEDEEDEGALAATLGHLEPEGALHSDDDSESCPICLNPFRDQALGTPESCAHYFCLDCIVEWSKNANSCPVDRTLFQHVCIRAEFGGKVLKKIPVQSAAARAVEEEEDPTFCEVCGRSDREDRLLLCDGCDAGYHMECLDPPLQEVPVDEWFCPECGGPEAATAADAGSGSEDEVSLLLADVVPTSSRLRPRPGRTRAIARTRQSERVRANVNRNRLSTARSIGHVPRHLMSSLLDETIEAVAAGLSTAVYERPLTPRAPLKRRRKTGRRKKAQAKSGRSRGSRTRTKKRQGRAKRRGRGPKNEVTARSRIARTLGLRRPARGACIPAVHKPAEPSLGLMRADIGAASLSLFGDPYELDPFDSGEDLSPHSASPLGTKRTALSRSALRSHQPVARPLSMGISRRTVPAAAPEPEVDAPVPDLLGSILSGQSLLMLGSADVLIHRDGSLSAKRAAPVSFPQASAGPSRAGGDYGSGDPPSSGNGPQSWGSGPRDQPLPGTRPPLPAPACVPTMKLNSSGPPRRQTQITSAVSRPGLKPSEGPRAGGHGRPAPPFQAASSRVPRCGSSSPTDSATRQAPTRVPRTDISLLPRIPKIRREESEGPRGAAAPVCGQHVELPSSCINRLTGKEGPGQPARGTRAEGEPSSRGPQEPSAQASSSKSLAPRAPCRGKGATFESFRINIPGNTAHAGCTASPGFCNTFRPVDSKAQRKENPAPLFSIRKAKQLKSEIYDPFEPTGSDSSSADGSPERLGQGLLPSEITRTISVGSPQAPAEHQAVRCVTSYTVQSDFGPGPRSPGSPGSPGSPGPAAPPALWDDADGPPRSSFFGSEERTVTCVPVGEPESPQTTHRIVELHAPSPSASPSPSRSRSRSRSSSRGRKAAKKQRAGPREHRRTRSRSHSGDRSSHSASPVPGEEHGRRPRAHARSRRSSSEHSSSRERARRRKAKARSKERKKSSGAHSRRRARSGSPGSPAHSSRRKRSRARGSSPQSSLDRGRRHRHTRERSRERPRERPSSRDRRKRRSRSLSPEHRSREQRHPHSREKRPRARSPERKPAVTPTPPVQEQLVPGGEPPARPTVWPEEGATLEGAQADGPPQDPPVPEPVAECPPEDLDYGDTVEAGHVFEDFASDALFLQLDDMSSPPSPESSDSSPERPLLPPAPQAPASIQKEGVPPPGDSAAPPPRQDAVEPPTSSPAPLLGGPAVGPPEEPGAPPLLRGRALVKRVTWNLQEAGDRGLRTPIPKLQKLPQEGVWEAEEGPPAVSQQAPFLEPPPPGPVFLEPGFPTASPSQVYNPSLPAAPALPPSSLPSAAASQPMVQFILRGSLPPAGGVAAPSPAPGPTAAPETAGHTAANNSDERTVPPRPAAEKAKNEEYMKKLHTQERAVEEVKLAIKPFYQRREVTKDEYKDILRKAVQKICHSKSREINPVKVAHLVKAYVDKYRHMRKHRRPEAGEEPPATGAQG; translated from the exons ATGGAGGAGGACAGCCGGGACGAGCTTGCAGAGCAAAGCGCGGGGCCGGATGGACGCGCGCGCCTCAGCCCGGCAGTGGTGGCCAGTGACGCAG AGAGTGGCAGCGGGGGGGACTCTGACGATGAATCGGGCAGTGAGTACAGCGCGGCCaccgaggacgaggacgaggcgGCCCTGGAGGAGAGATCTG ATTCCGAGGACGAGGAAGATGAGGGGGCACTGGCAGCGACTCTGGGGCATCTGGAGCCGGAGGGCGCCTTGCATTCAGATGACGACTCCGAGAGCTGCCCCATCTGCCTCAATCCCTTCCGGGAccaggccctgggcacccccgAGAGCTGCGCCCACTACTTCTGCCTGGACTGCATCGTGGAGTGGTCCAAG AACGCCAACTCCTGTCCCGTGGACCGCACACTCTTCCAGCACGTCTGCATCCGGGCCGAGTTCGGCGGGAAAGTCCTGAAGAAG ATCCCGGTGCAGAGCGCTGCGGCCCGggcagtggaggaggaggaggacccgACCTTCTGCGAGGTGTGTGGCCGGAGCGACCGTGAGGACCGTCTGCTGCTGTGTGATGGCTGTGATGCAGG GTACCACATGGAGTGCCTGGACCCCCCCCTCCAGGAGGTGCCGGTGGATGAGTGGTTCTGTCCAGAATGTGGGGGCCCCGAGGCGGCCACCGCAGCTG ACGCGGGCTCGGGAAGCGAGGATGAGGTGTCCCTGCTGCTGGCCGACGTGGTGCCTACCAGCAGCCGCCTGCGGCCCCGCCCTGGCAGGACCCGGGCCATCGCCAGGACGCGGCAGAGCGAGCGAGTCCGTGCCAATGTGAACCGGAACCGGCTCTCAACGGCCAGGAGCAtcggg CATGTCCCGAGGCACCTCATGTCCTCTCTGCTGGACGAGACCATCGAAGCCGTGGCTGCTGGGCTGAGCACTGCGGTGTACGAGCGCCCCCTGACTCCCCGAGCGCCCCTCAAGCGGAGGAGGAAGACAG GCCGACGCAAGAAGGCGCAGGCCAAgtcggggaggagccggggctccAGGACCAGGACTAAGAAGCGCCAGGGCCGTGCCAAGAGGCGGGGGAGAGGCCCCAAG AATGAAGTCACCGCCCGCTCCCGCATCGCCAGGACGCTGGGGCTCCGGAGGCCGGCCCGCGGCGCCTGCATCCCCGCCGTGCACAAGCCTGCCGAGCCCTCCCTGGGCCTGATGCGGGCTGACATCGGGgctgcctccctgtccctctttGGGGACCCCTATGAGCTGGACCCCTTCGACAG TGGTGAAGACCTGTCTCCACACTCTGCCTCCCCGCTGGGCACCAAGAGGACGGCGCTGTCCCGCTCGGCCCTGCGCTCACACCAGCCCGTGGCCAGGCCACTCTCCATGGGCATCTCCAG GAGGACCGTTCCCGCGGCAGCGCCCGAGCCGGAGGTGGACGCGCCTGTCCCTGACCTGCTGGGGAGTATTCTGTCTGGCCAGAGCCTGCTGATGCTGGGCAGCGCCGACGTGCTCATCCACCGGGACGGCTCCCTCAGCGCCAAGCGTGCGG CTCCAGTTTCCTTTCCACAAGCCTCTGCAGGGCCGTCCAGAGCTGGGGGAGACTATGGGTCTGGGGACCCACCCAGCTCAGGCAACgggccacagagctgggggtCGGGCCCTCGGGACCAGCCCCTCCCAGGCACGCgcccacccctgccagcccccgCCTGCGTCCCGACCATGAAGCTCAACTCCTCAGGGCCACCCAGGCGTCAGACTCAAATCACATCGGCCGTGAGCAGGCCTGGCCTGAAGCCCAGCGAGGGTCCCCGCGCAGGGGGCCAcggccggccggccccgcccttCCAGGCTGCGTCTTCCAGGGTCCCCAGGTGTGGTTCCAGCTCACCCACGGACAGCGCCACCCGGCAGGCCCCGACCCGGGTTCCCCGGACAGACATCTCCCTGCTGCCCCGGATACCAAAGATcaggagagaggagagcgagGGCCCGCGGGGGGCCGCCGCCCCTGTGTGCGGGCAGCATGTTGAGCTCCCCAGCTCCTGCATCAACCGCCTGACGGGCAAGGAGGGCCCGGGGCAGCCTGCACGTGGCACCCGGGCCGAAGGCGAACCCAGCAGCCGGGGCCCGCAGGAACCCAGTGCCCAGGCCAGCAGCTCCAAGTCTCTGGCCCCGCGGGCCCCCTGCAGAGGGAAGGGGGCCACCTTCGAGAGCTTCAGGATCAACATTCCCGGGAACACGGCGCACGCTGGCTGCACCGCGAGCCCCGGCTTCTGCAACACCTTCCGGCCCGTGGACAGCAAGGCGCAGCGCAAGGAGAACCCCGCGCCCCTCTTCTCCATCCGCAAGGCCAAGCAGCTCAAGAGCGAGATCTACGACCCCTTCGAGCCCACGGGCTCCGACTCCTCGTCCGCGGACGGCAGCCCGGAGCGCCTGGGCCAGGGGCTCCTCCCCTCGGAGATCACGCGCACCATCTCGGTGGGCAGCCCCCAGGCGCCCGCCGAGCACCAGGCCGTGCGCTGTGTCACCTCCTACACTGTGCAGAGTGACTTTGGGCCGGGCCCGCGCTCCCCCGGCAGCCCCGGCAGCCCCGGCAGCCCcgggcccgccgccccgcccgcgctCTGGGACGACGCGGATGGGCCGCCCCGCAGCTCCTTCTTCGGCTCCGAGGAGAGGACAGTGACCTGCGTGCCTGTCGGCGAGCCGGAATCCCCGCAGACCACCCACCGCATCGTGGAGCTGCACGCCCCGTCCCCCTCCGCGTCCCCGTCCCCCTCCCGCTCCAGGTCCAGGTCCAGGTCCAGCTCCCGCGGCAGGAAGGCAGCCAAGAAGCAGCGGGCCGGGCCCAGGGAGCACCGCAGGACGCGCTCACGCTCCCACTCCGGGGACAGGAGCTCGCACTCGGCCTCTCCGGTGCCCGGCGAAGAGCACGGCCGGAGGCCCCGGGCCCACGCGCGCAGCCGCCGGTCATCGAGCGAGCACTCAAGCAGCCGTGAGCGCGCCCGGCGCAGGAAGGCCAAGGCCCGCagcaaagagaggaagaagagttcCGGCGCCCACAGCCGGCGCAGGGCCCGCTCGGGCAGCCCGGGCAGCCCCGCGCACAGCAGCCGGAGGAAGAGGTCTCGGGCCCGGGGCAGCTCGCCCCAAAGCAGCCTGGACCGCGGCCGGCGCCACCGGCACACGCGTGAGAGGAGCCGGGAGCGGCCCAGGGAGAGGCCAAGCTCCCGTGACCGGAGGAAGCGCAGGTCGCGCTCGCTGAGCCCGGAGCACCGGTCTCGGGAACAGCGCCACCCCCACTCCCGGGAGAAGCGGCCGCGGGCCCGCTCCCCTGAGAGGAAGCCAGCGGTCACACCCACGCCCCCCGTGCAGGAGCAGCTCGTGCCGGGTGGCGAGCCCCCTGCCAGGCCCACCGTTTGGCCCGAGGAGGGTGCTACACTCGAGGGGGCCCAGGCAGACGGGCCCCCACAGGACCCTCCGGTCCCAGAGCCAGTGGCTGAGTGTCCCCCTGAAGACTTGGATTACGGTGACACGGTAGAGGCAGGGCACGTCTTCGAGGATTTCGCAAGTGACGCCCTCTTCCTGCAGCTGGACGACATGAGCTCCCCACCATCCCCCGAGAGCTCCGACTCCTCCCCAGAGCGGCCCCttctgcccccggccccccaggccccagccagcATCCAGAAGGAGGGGGTCCCGCCCCCCGGGGACAGCGCAGCGCCACCTCCCAGGCAGGATGCGGTCGAGCCCCCCACCAGCAGCCCCGCACCGCTGCTCGGGGGCCCTGCCGTGGGGCCCCCGGAGGAGCCTGGGGCGCCCCCCCTGCTGCGGGGCCGAGCGCTGGTGAAGAGGGTCACGTGGAACCTCCAGGAGGCGGGGGACAGAGGCCTGC GGACACCGATTCCCAAGCTCCAGAagctgccccaggagggggtcTGGGAAGCGGAAGAGGGCCCCCCTGCAGTCTCCCAGCAGGCCCCCTTCTTGGAGCCGCCGCCTCCCGGCCCCGTGTTCCTGGAGCCAGGCTTCCCCACAGCCAGCCCCTCTcag GTCTACAATCCCAGCCTGCCTGCCGCGCCCGCGCTGCCCCCCAGCAGCCTCCCCTCGGCCGCGGCCAGCCAGCCCATGGTGCAGTTCATCCTGCGGGGCAGCCTGCCCCCGGCCGGCGGGGTCGCAGCACCCAGCCCTGCGCCTGGGCCCACCGCAGCCCCCGAGACAGCTGGCCACACCGCCGCCAACAACTCTGACGAGCGGACGGTGCCCCCGCGGCCTGCCGCCGAGAAGGCCAAGAATGAGGAG TACATGAAGAAGCTGCACACGCAGGAGCGGGCGGTGGAGGAGGTGAAGCTGGCCATCAAGCCCTTCTACCAGAGGCGCGAGGTGACCAAGGACGAGTACAAGGACATCCTGCGCAAGGCTGTGCAGAAG ATCTGCCACAGCAAGAGCCGAGAGATCAACCCGGTGAAGGTGGCACACCTGGTGAAGGCGTACGTGGACAAGTACCGCCACATGCGCAAGCACCGGCGGCCCGAGGCTGGCGAGGAGCCCCCCGCCACGGGCGCCCAGGGGTGA
- the SCT gene encoding secretin isoform X1 has protein sequence MTARPLPLLLLLLLGGAAARPGPPRPPRHSDGMFTSELSRLRESAHLQRLLQGLVGRRSEPDPENSTAWPQPAEEQVLLLWTDSPALLAWRPLRSLELTRGPRRGVQAPVPVPEEPVRRL, from the exons ATGACGGCCCggccgctgccgctgctgctgctgctgctgctggggggcgccgcggcccggcccggcccgcccag GCCCCCGCGGCACTCGGACGGGATGTTCACCAGCGAGCTGAGCCGCCTGCGCGAGAGCGCGCACCTGCAGAGGCTGCTGCAGGGCCTGGTGGGCAGGCGCAG cgagCCGGACCCAGAGAACAGCACGGCCTGGCCCCAGCCTGCCGAGGAGCAGGTCCTCTTGCTGTGGACCGACTCGCCCGCCCTGCTGGCCTG GAGGCCGCTGAGGAGCCTGGAGCTGACCCGCGGCCCGAGGCGTGGAGTGCAGGCCCCGGTTCCCGTGCCAGAGGAGCCCGTCCGCCGCCTGTGA
- the CDHR5 gene encoding cadherin-related family member 5 — protein MWALGARALLLLLLLDAAGAQRDVCTVDQKVKAMKENTDPSNVVLAVITVPTDQEVHLTNESKKYFFIKNNELFLNNTPDYEVITHTVDLAIEDINDNPPKFSKETYTTSVPEDTEVNSIVISASDLKATDEDLSDVLFYELKEVTLGASKFFSLVSRTQPGLRLIHTLNYAELAQMTFTLLVRDTENENQKPSHTASATVVVDVLPADLRPPWFLPCQYNDSRICVPAQYEGIVPIDATPGVGVVCGVTEPFTVKFTPGPIYAVDGDWAINEKIIYSLQGESAENGMFSIDSDTGNVTMHRRGNPGPFPLWVTATQKSGARYSVTQVLVKVTSEKSNASFPLSLYRGFLVLGHGAGVAVKDTADPSQPLILRARDLFSAYNEDFVYRITDNENFKMSGEAVLTTSSLVNPGTYLAQVEAHNDVTKSSATTRVEIQVSPKPTPAPGTSQPGSTGPTSTVQMAALGGVLGALLLLALVALVVLVHKHYSHKFKCCCSRTRLKAKPEDYDKKAFVGDSEANWDEAPSPVTRSAGDKDPLPPPDPTPPESPKPAPLATPKPVPSTPPESASPTPPTSAPPSPPPLLRVADSPPPAVAQEPPEGSSPPAVRSILTKERRPEGGYKAVWFGEDIGAEADVVVLNTPTVGADGDSDGDGGGDSGGEDDGGDSNSVFV, from the exons ATGTGGGCGCTGGGGGCGCGggccctgctcctgctgctgctcctggaCGCCGCGGGGGCGCAACGCGACG TGTGCACTGTGGATCAGAAGGTCAAAGCCATGAAAGAGAACACGGACCCCTCGAATGTGGTCCTGGCTGTCATCACGGTGCCCACAGACCAGGAGGTGCATCTGACAAATGAGTCCAAGAAATACTTTTTCATCAAGAACAACGAGCTCTTCCTCAATAATACTCCAGACTACGAG GTTATCACACATACAGTGGACCTGGCCATTGAGGACATCAACGACAATCCCCCGAAATTCTCCAAGGAGACCTATACTACGAGCGTGCCAGAG GACACCGAAGTGAACTCCATAGTCATCTCTGCATCGGACCTGAAGGCCACGGACGAGGACCTGAGCGATGTCCTGTTCTATGAACTCAAGGAAGTGACCCTG GGAGCCAGCAAGTTCTTCTCCCTGGTGAGCCGAACCCAGCCGGGCCTCAGGCTGATCCACACACTGAACTATGCCGAGCTTGCCCAAATGACCTTCACGCTGTTGGTCCGG GACACTGAGAATGAGAACCAGAAACCCAGTCACACAGCCAGCGCCACTGTGGTCGTGGACGTGCTGCCCGCAGACCTGCGCCCCCCTTGGTTCCTGCCCTGCCAATACAATGACTCTCGCATCTGCGTCCCCGCACAGTACGAGGGGATCGTCCCCATAGATGCCACGCCG GGCGTGGGCGTGGTCTGTGGGGTCACGGAG CCATTCACCGTCAAATTCACTCCTGGGCCCATCTACGCTGTGGACGGCGACTGGGCCATCAACGAGAAGATCATCTACAGCCTGCAGGGCG AAAGCGCGGAAAATGGGATGTTCAGCATCGACAGCGACACCGGCAACGTTACCATGCACAGGCGTGGCAACCCCGGGCCCTTCCCATTGTGGGTCACG GCCACACAGAAGTCCGGTGCGCGCTACTCGGTGACGCAGGTGTTGGTGAAGGTGACCAGCGAGAAGAGCAACGCCTCCTTCCCCCTGAGTCTCTACCGCGGCTTCCTGGTGCTCGGCCATGGGGCGGGCGTCGCCGTCAAGGACACTGCAGACCCTTCCCAGCCGCTGATCCTTCGGGCCCGGGACCTATTCTCT GCGTACAACGAGGACTTTGTGTACCGAATCACGGACAATGAGAACTTCAAGATGTCTGGGGAGGCCGTGCTGACCACCTCCTCGCTGGTGAACCCGGGGACCTACTTAGCACAG GTGGAGGCCCACAACGATGTCACGAAGTCCAGTGCCACCACCCGCGTGGAGATTCAAGTCTCTCCgaagcccacccctgccccag GTACCTCGCAGCCGGGATCCACAGGCCCCACGTCCACAG TGCAGATGGCGGCGCTgggcggggtgctgggggcgcTGCTGCTGTTGGCGCTGGTGGCCCTCGTCGTGCTCGTGCACAAGCATTACAGCCACAAGTTCAAGTGCTGCTGCTCCCGGACACGGCTG AAGGCCAAGCCAGAGGACTACGACAAGAAGGCCTTCGTGGGTGACAGCGAGGCCAACTGGGACGAGGCTCCCTCCCCAGTGACGCGCTCTGCCGGCGACAaggaccccctgccccccccagatCCCACGCCCCCTGAGTCCCCAAAGCCTGCACCCTTGGCAACCCCAAAGCCTGTGCCCTCAACACCCCCAGAGTCTGCGTCCCCCACGCCCCCGACCTCggcgccccccagccctcctcccctcctccgtGTTGCTGACTCTCCGCCCCCTGCGGTGGCCCAGGAGCCCCCCGAGGGGAGCAGCCCCCCggcagtgaggtccatcctgaccAAGGAGCGCCGGCCGGAGGGTGGCTACAAGGCCGTGTGGTTCGGGGAGGACATTGGCGCCGAGGCGGACGTGGTGGTCCTCAACACGCCCACGGTGGGCGCAGATGGCGACAGCGACGGCGATGGTGGGGGCGACTCGGGCGGTGAGGACGACGGGGGCGACAGCAACTCCGTCTTCGTCTAG
- the IRF7 gene encoding interferon regulatory factor 7 isoform X2, which yields MALRPERGGPRLRFGDWLLGEVSSGCYDGLRWLDADRTRFRVPWKHFGHKNLSEADARIFKAWAVARGRWPPSGSSSADRWAPESAHRAGWKTNFRCALYSTRRFVMLQDNSGDHRDPHKVFGLSPEPGCRGQSVPAEALRAAEPPAGGALPCPGQAEEREQPELRAPSVPAGPFLQAMPQGCLQAHLLDATWVAPPEPTAENLDLPWAADVAPTCRPQPQVLLAGPAQVPEPWPLAVAPCTVPSRPVGAAEPLAGRPWGSQVHLPAELGALDVTIMYKGRTVLQQVVSRPSCVLLYGDPGPAPPESQCVAFPSPAELADRKQLVYTEEVLRHVEPGLQLELRGPELRARRRGKCKVYWELGGPPGSSSPSTTPQLLERNYDTPIFDFSYFHQELLEFRARRRGSPHCTIYLGFGQDLSARRPKEKHLVLVKLEPRLCRALLEAAQREGASSLDSGSLGLCLSSGNSLFEDLEQLLMELGQPA from the exons ATGGCCTTGCGCCCCGAGAG GGGAGGCCCGCGGCTGCGCTTCGGGGACTGGCTCCTGGGCGAGGTGAGCAGCGGCTGCTACGACGGGCTGCGCTGGCTGGACGCCGACCGCACGCGCTTCCGCGTGCCCTGGAAGCACTTTGGGCACAAGAACCTGAGCGAGGCTGACGCGCGCATCTTCAAG GCCTGGGCCGTGGCCCGCGGGCGCTGGCCGCCCAGTGGCTCCAGCAGCGCGGACCGCTGGGCGCCGGAGAGCGCGCACCGCGCCGGCTGGAAAACCAACTTCCGCTGCGCGCTGTACAGCACCCGCCGCTTCGTGATGCTCCAGGACAACTCTGGGGACCACAGGGACCCGCACAAAGTGTTTGGGCTCAGCCCGGAGCCGGGCTGCAGAG GACAGAGCGTTCCTGCGGAGGCTCTCCGAGCCGCGGAGCCCCCAGCAGGG ggggcgctgcccTGTCCAGGCCAGGCAGAGGAGAGGGAGCAGCCGGAGCTCCGCGCCCCCAGCGTCCCCGCAGGCCCGTTCCTCCAGGCAATGCCGCAGGGCTGCCTGCAGGCCCACCTGCTGGATGCCACGTGGGTGGCGCCGCCTG AGCCCACTGCTGAGAATCTGGACCTGCCCTGGGCAGCGGACGTGGCCCCCACCTGCAGgccccagccccaggtcctgctggCAG gccccgcccaggTCCCGGAgccctggcccctggcagtgGCCCCCTGCACGGTGCCCTCCAGACCCGTGGGGGCTGCGGAACCGCTGGCAGGCAGGCCCTGGGGCTCCCAAGTGCACCTGCCGGCCGAGCTGGGGGCCCTGGACGTGACCATCATGTACAAGGGCCGCACAGTGCTGCAGCAGGTGGTGAGCCGGCCCAGCTGTGTCCTTCTCTACGGggaccccggcccggctcccccgGAGTCCCAGTGCGTGGCCTTCCCCAGCCCTGCCGAGCTGGCTGACCGGAAGCAGCTGGTGTACACGGAGGAGGTGCTGCGGCACGTGGAGCCGGGCCTGCAGCTCGAGCTGCGTGGGCCGGAGCTGAGGGCGCGGCGCCGGGGCAAGTGCAAGGTGTACTGGGAGCTGGGGGGGCCGCCGGGCTCCAGCAGCCCCTCCACGACCCCCCAGCTGCTGGAGCGCAACTACGACACGCCCATCTTCGACTTCAGCTACTTCCACCAAG AGCTGCTGGAGTTCAGGGCCCGGCGCCGGGGCTCCCCCCACTGCACCATCTACCTCGGCTTCGGGCAGGACCTGTCGGCCCGGAGGCCCAAGGAGAAGCACCTCGTGCTGGTGAAG CTGGAACCCAGGCTGTGCCGGGCCCTCCTGGAGGCTGCGCAGCGCGAAGGCGCGTCCTCGCTGGACAGCGGCAGCCTCGGCCTCTGCCTGTCCAGCGGCAACAGCCTGTTCGAGGACCTGGAGCAGCTGCTCATGGAGCTGGGCCAGCCCGCCTAG
- the SCT gene encoding secretin isoform X2 → MTARPLPLLLLLLLGGAAARPGPPRPPRHSDGMFTSELSRLRESAHLQRLLQGLVGRRRTNSDLGWGAASRTQRTARPGPSLPRSRSSCCGPTRPPCWPGGR, encoded by the exons ATGACGGCCCggccgctgccgctgctgctgctgctgctgctggggggcgccgcggcccggcccggcccgcccag GCCCCCGCGGCACTCGGACGGGATGTTCACCAGCGAGCTGAGCCGCCTGCGCGAGAGCGCGCACCTGCAGAGGCTGCTGCAGGGCCTGGTGGGCAGGCGCAG GACTAACtctgatttggggtggggggcagcgagCCGGACCCAGAGAACAGCACGGCCTGGCCCCAGCCTGCCGAGGAGCAGGTCCTCTTGCTGTGGACCGACTCGCCCGCCCTGCTGGCCTG GAGGCCGCTGA